Below is a window of Gossypium hirsutum isolate 1008001.06 chromosome A12, Gossypium_hirsutum_v2.1, whole genome shotgun sequence DNA.
ATTTGTAACCTCGTCTGAATTGCTGCTCAAGAAACACACAaaagcaaaaaattaaaagaaattgacAATTCTTTCAACGTTTATATTCATTTTACAAGAGAACCAAACAGAAAaccaaatagaaaataaaaacgTTTATATATTTGGCTTCATGAGCTGAAATCACAGACAAGTTACATCAACAAAGAAGCAAAAAAAATGTCCAACTAGAGAATGGATGAAAACCTATTTTCCATAAGCAATTTGTAATTATTGCAGtgcacaaaataaaaattattgcaGTGCATTTCTTCTCTACTTTAACCATCCTTTCCACCCCATCAAATCTAAACATTTCCCCCCTTTCCTAGGAATATATAGAACTATAAGATTCCACACAAGATAAGCTTAAATGCTATTTTACATGCCAAAATAactgttttcaacattttcacaaCAAAAACCTACACTTCGTGAGACTTCAAAAATGAACAAGAATAAGTTCCAACAGAGTTGCATATTTGAAGGATCAGACATGAAAAATAGAAGACTCATAAAAAGATTATATACTTTTAGTCAACTATTCACTCAAGTTCATTCAAACCTATATTATATTTCTGTCTCGAATGTCATTAACACAAATGAAGGGCTGTATTAAATGCTGTCACTATATTGTAAACCATCATCACTGCATTATGTATAGTAGAAGAAAAGTTCTATAGAGATCAGTTCATTTTTCCTACTGTGCTGTTAACCCCAACATAATCactcaatttgaaacaaaatttgcTATTAAAAACAAAAGTACACTTGAAACAACCAACTTTCTATTATTTTCCTAGACACAATTGTTACATCTTCTTATTCAGCTTAGAATAAAATTTCAGAAGAATAGGTAGGCTAGACATTCATGCAAGCAAACTGTAAAATTGAAGGTAGCAAATTCTCATTCATCtccatttttaacaaaaacacaaaactagaattTGGAATGATACCCTTCAAGGACAATACTCAAAGCTTCTCAGCTGACATAAGAAACAGAAAGCATAAATACTAGGgtccaaaattgatttaaacttAAAAACTGAACATACCCAGATTTCAAATCTAGAAACTAATCAACATCCAATAAATTGAAACCAGAACACCCAGAGTAGCAAAAATAGCTACAggattcttttaaatattagcaCTAAAAACAAATTTGCACCAACATTCAAAGAGGTAATAATCCACAAGTCTACAAATCAGCTAAGGTAATTATCTTTCACCCATAGTTTTTGCCCAATAAAATTATGCTCCCAAGCTGATAAGTAATCTGATTCAAACACATAATTTCACCTAAAATTATATTGATCATCAAACCTTGGAATACTGATATAAtggcaaaaaataaaaagaatattaaaTTTTCCACATAAATCGAAAcgaggaaaaaaaggaaaaaagcacCGTTGAATCTAAAAGCGTAAAATTTGAGAGCAGAATCGAAAGTAAGAAAAAGGTAAAAACAGAAAGTACCAGAATGTGGTGTAGGAAGAGAAATCAGAGGCAAAGAACATGACTGCAATGGAAACAGCAACAAATGCACATTGATATATCCTTAGCATTAACCTACTCCCCGTTCCTGGACTTTCTATAAACACCTTCATCTTGTTCCTTCAAGCTAAGGGCAGATATATTAGTCTGAGCACAAATACATTAAAATACTTACATCAGCATACAGTGAAAAACCTTTCTCATATTGcccattaataaaataataagttgagATTATGTATATGATATTAATACCATATTTATATAGATAAACAAAAATATAGTCACCCTGTGTCGTGGGCAAACAAAAATAGATCAGTGCTGGTAAAGAAGGCTATTCTTTTCTGTAAATTTTTTGTATCAAACTCCACTAT
It encodes the following:
- the LOC107928666 gene encoding CASP-like protein 5B1 codes for the protein MDQKRVHDFLLDIRNKMKVFIESPGTGSRLMLRIYQCAFVAVSIAVMFFASDFSSYTTFCNSDEVTNGNGGYRQSRDSSHYGGLL